A single window of Acetobacteraceae bacterium DNA harbors:
- the sufC gene encoding Fe-S cluster assembly ATPase SufC, translating to MINKSVFPAKGELVLKDLQVSFKDDSDDDQKTREILHGIDLHVPAGEVHVLMGPNGSGKSTLSNVLSGNPRYEITGGKASLGGIDLLDLPPEKRVAAGLFMAFQAPIELPGVSNASFLRAAVSAVRKERGLAEISPVDFLKLVRKEMKDLGMSQEMLKRGVNADFSGGEKKRNEVLQMRLLQPSFAILDETDSGLDVDALRIIADGINKLKAPDFSALIVTHHHALLEYTQPTKVHVLVKGKIVQSGGMELAEYIQKEGYKAFLEGR from the coding sequence ATGATAAATAAATCGGTATTTCCCGCAAAAGGAGAGTTGGTTCTTAAGGATCTGCAAGTCTCCTTTAAAGATGATAGTGATGATGATCAAAAAACACGTGAAATTTTACATGGTATTGATTTGCATGTGCCAGCAGGTGAAGTTCATGTGCTTATGGGGCCAAACGGTTCTGGAAAATCAACGCTTTCTAATGTGCTTTCTGGAAATCCACGTTATGAAATTACGGGAGGGAAAGCCTCTTTGGGCGGCATAGATCTTTTAGATTTACCACCGGAAAAACGTGTCGCTGCAGGTTTGTTTATGGCTTTTCAGGCTCCTATTGAACTGCCTGGGGTGAGTAATGCGTCTTTTCTACGAGCGGCGGTGAGTGCGGTTCGTAAAGAGCGTGGTTTAGCAGAGATCTCCCCCGTTGATTTTTTAAAGCTCGTGCGTAAAGAGATGAAAGATCTCGGAATGTCTCAAGAAATGCTTAAGCGTGGTGTGAACGCTGATTTTTCAGGTGGAGAGAAAAAACGTAACGAAGTTTTACAGATGCGTTTACTTCAACCAAGCTTTGCTATTCTAGATGAGACGGATAGCGGTCTTGATGTTGATGCGCTTCGAATTATTGCTGATGGCATTAATAAATTAAAGGCACCTGATTTTTCTGCGCTTATCGTGACGCATCATCATGCTTTATTGGAATATACCCAACCGACAAAGGTTCATGTTCTCGTAAAAGGGAAAATTGTACAGTCGGGTGGTATGGAATTGGCAGAGTATATCCAGAAAGAGGGCTATAAAGCCTTTTTGGAAGGTCGATAA
- the sufB gene encoding Fe-S cluster assembly protein SufB — protein MSTASSFTAQSESYEWGFETEIETDYAPKGLNEDTIRFISKGKQEPEWMLEWRLKAFRLWQTMKEPHWARLKYKPVDYQDIHYFAKPKTKEGPKSLDEVDPELLRTYEKLGIPLREQEILAGVEGGDKRPRVAVDAVFDSVSVATTFQKELKKAGVIFCPISKAIQEYPDLIKQYLGKVVPQGDNFFSALNSAVFTDGSFVYVPKGVRCPMELSTYFRINAKNTGQFERTLIIADAGAQVSYLEGCTAPQRDENQLHAAVVELIAHDDAFIKYSTVQNWYPGDENGKGGIYNFVTKRGLAKGKRSRISWTQVETGSAITWKYPSCILAGEESRGDFHSVAVTNRYQQADTGTKMIHLGPRSRSTIIAKTISAGHSDSTYRGRVRMDRRADGARNFTQCDSLLVGSNCGAHTIPYIEGRNQKAQVEHEATTSKISDEQLFYCRARGFSEEEAIGLIVNGFCREVLQELPMEFAVEAQKLLQLSLEGSVG, from the coding sequence ATGAGTACAGCATCTTCATTTACCGCTCAAAGTGAATCCTACGAATGGGGATTTGAAACTGAAATCGAAACAGATTATGCCCCCAAAGGTCTTAATGAAGACACTATTCGGTTTATCTCTAAAGGGAAGCAAGAACCAGAATGGATGCTTGAATGGCGCTTGAAGGCTTTTCGTCTTTGGCAAACGATGAAAGAGCCGCATTGGGCACGTCTTAAATATAAACCTGTTGATTACCAAGATATTCACTATTTTGCGAAGCCAAAGACAAAAGAAGGGCCAAAATCTTTAGATGAGGTTGACCCGGAACTTTTACGCACTTATGAAAAATTGGGTATTCCGCTTAGAGAGCAGGAAATTTTAGCAGGTGTTGAGGGGGGGGATAAACGTCCACGTGTTGCTGTTGATGCTGTTTTTGACAGTGTTTCTGTTGCGACAACCTTTCAAAAAGAGCTGAAAAAAGCAGGGGTGATTTTTTGTCCAATTTCGAAAGCTATTCAGGAGTATCCCGACTTAATAAAGCAGTATCTTGGGAAGGTTGTGCCGCAGGGGGATAATTTCTTTAGTGCGCTCAACTCCGCTGTTTTTACAGATGGTTCCTTCGTTTACGTGCCGAAGGGCGTAAGATGCCCTATGGAGCTTTCAACTTACTTCCGTATCAATGCAAAAAATACAGGGCAGTTTGAACGGACTTTGATTATTGCAGATGCAGGAGCGCAGGTTTCTTATTTAGAAGGTTGTACGGCACCTCAAAGAGATGAAAATCAGCTTCATGCTGCGGTGGTTGAACTGATTGCGCATGATGATGCTTTTATTAAATATTCAACAGTTCAGAATTGGTATCCCGGTGATGAGAATGGCAAGGGTGGCATTTATAATTTTGTAACCAAACGTGGTTTGGCCAAAGGAAAACGCTCTCGTATTTCTTGGACACAAGTGGAGACAGGTTCTGCCATTACGTGGAAATATCCTTCTTGCATTTTAGCAGGAGAGGAAAGCCGTGGAGACTTCCATTCAGTTGCAGTAACAAATCGTTATCAACAGGCGGATACCGGCACAAAAATGATTCATTTAGGCCCAAGAAGCCGCTCAACCATTATTGCAAAAACAATTTCTGCTGGGCATTCTGACAGTACTTATCGTGGGCGTGTTCGTATGGATCGCCGTGCGGACGGTGCCAGAAACTTTACGCAGTGTGACTCTTTACTTGTTGGGTCGAATTGTGGTGCGCACACTATTCCTTATATCGAAGGGCGCAATCAAAAAGCGCAAGTTGAGCATGAGGCAACAACCTCTAAAATTTCCGATGAGCAGTTATTTTATTGTCGGGCAAGAGGTTTCTCTGAGGAAGAGGCAATTGGTTTAATTGTTAATGGCTTCTGCCGAGAAGTTCTCCAGGAGTTGCCAATGGAATTCGCTGTTGAAGCTCAGAAATTATTACAGCTAAGTTTAGAAGGAAGCGTTGGATGA
- a CDS encoding Rrf2 family transcriptional regulator: MLRPSKLVDYAAVILVILAKRGKMATGAELAADASISLPTTAKLLKALASAGLIESRRGACGGYLLSTPLKNISVKDVIKIIDGPINLVSCCRDGECPRDQACPLVGCWDGLNQRMLKLFSEVSIEELASHSCIDTKGEEL, translated from the coding sequence ATGTTAAGACCTTCTAAACTTGTCGATTATGCTGCTGTTATTTTGGTAATTTTGGCTAAGCGGGGAAAAATGGCAACAGGAGCGGAATTGGCAGCAGATGCATCAATTTCTCTTCCAACAACAGCAAAATTACTCAAGGCTCTTGCATCAGCTGGATTAATAGAATCTCGACGAGGGGCCTGCGGTGGCTATCTTCTCTCTACGCCATTAAAAAATATTTCCGTAAAAGATGTGATTAAAATTATTGATGGTCCAATCAATCTGGTTTCTTGCTGTCGTGACGGAGAATGTCCGCGCGATCAGGCATGTCCTTTGGTTGGTTGTTGGGATGGTCTGAATCAAAGAATGCTTAAATTATTTTCAGAAGTAAGTATTGAGGAACTCGCAAGCCATTCTTGCATCGATACAAAGGGGGAAGAGTTATGA